A single window of Dermacentor albipictus isolate Rhodes 1998 colony chromosome 1, USDA_Dalb.pri_finalv2, whole genome shotgun sequence DNA harbors:
- the LOC135901255 gene encoding uncharacterized protein, with amino-acid sequence MACNDDECEPVLATSDRQIYCASNTCCANGSGSVIKDLHFYRFPEDAKRCRQWIENCGNYALSAKPVADVCHSNYLCRTHFDATQFELNDGSRRLKPDAVPTVFTPVNFQHLEMDHDYLTVSPCVIKQPLKAKSPTVLRVVPQGVTRLKNSPSEGSQAALRTSAEGSESIERTTSNNSMDLSGTNDVDTAELPPTAVTHAQPHATVAAAVPLKVVSGAPHRRQQIGHLQRKQPILLTRRLAPSAKETPLQKYMLLCAEFKSELKLLEKRKETLEKLFAGVQELLFQEAELLNTEDTALLVGSLVKFQHERYCRKPEGLIEKVLCSVWSKYRKKQPRKVQQRPFAQVAVFVLDKSKPGRVILGKRKNFLGGGLYQVPCGEIEFGETWEDAACREVFESTAIHVRDLSVCSVVDTVEQTAGYHAVTVFMRGSVDGSQAAQPEAMQPDLCDSWHWRQWQELPSLNELHWPLRDYKAEGLQPFP; translated from the coding sequence ATGGCTTGTAACGACGATGAGTGCGAGCCAGTACTAGCGACCAGTGACCGACAAATCTACTGTGCATCCAACACGTGCTGTGCTAACGGCTCTGGCAGTGTCATAAAGGATCTCCACTTCTACAGGTTCCCAGAGGACGCCAAACGCTGTAGGCAGTGGATAGAAAACTGTGGAAACTATGCACTGTCTGCAAAACCTGTGGCAGATGTGTGCCATAGTAACTATTTGTGCAGAACGCACTTCGACGCGACCCAGTTTGAATTAAACGATGGCTCCCGCCGTTTAAAACCCGACGCTGTACCGACTGTCTTTACGCCTGTCAATTTCCAACACTTGGAAATGGACCACGACTATTTAACTGTATCGCCGTGTGTCATTAAGCAGCCTCTTAAAGCGAAGTCGCCCACTGTACTAAGGGTTGTGCCGCAAGGAGTTACCAGATTGAAAAATTCGCCAAGTGAAGGTTCACAAGCAGCACTGCGAACGTCAGCCGAGGGTTCTGAGTCGATTGAGAGGACGACGTCTAACAACAGCATGGACCTTTCTGGCACAAATGATGTAGATACAGCTGAACTGCCGCCAACAGCCGTGACGCATGCTCAACCCCACGCAACAGTAGCGGCAGCAGTGCCGCTGAAGGTTGTGTCTGGTGCTCCGCACAGAAGACAACAAATAGGCCATCTGCAGCGAAAACAACCTATATTGCTAACCCGGCGCCTTGCGCCATCTGCCAAAGAAACTCCTCTGCAGAAATACATGCTACTTTGTGCAGAATTTAAAAGTGAGCTGAAGTTGTTAGAGAAACGCAAAGAAACCTTGGAGAAATTGTTTGCAGGTGTCCAGGAGCTATTGTTTCAAGAAGCAGAACTGCTGAATACGGAGGACACCGCACTTTTAGTGGGTTCTCTTGTGAAATTTCAGCATGAGCGGTATTGCCGAAAGCCAGAAGGTCTGATTGAAAAAGTGCTGTGCTCAGTGTGGTCAAAATATCGGAAGAAACAGCCACGAAAGGTGCAGCAACGACCATTTGCTCAAGTTGCAGTCTTTGTTCTGGACAAGTCAAAACCAGGGCGAGTCATTCTCGGGAAGCGCAAGAACTTTCTTGGTGGAGGCTTGTACCAGGTTCCTTGTGGAGAAATTGAATTTGGAGAGACATGGGAAGACGCAGCATGTAGAGAGGTTTTTGAAAGTACAGCAATACATGTTCGCGATTTGTCAGTGTGTTCTGTTGTAGACACTGTGGAGCAGACTGCAGGCTATCATGCAGTGACAGTGTTTATGCGAGGCTCTGTAGATGGTAGCCAAGCAGCACAGCCTGAAGCGATGCAACCTGACTTATGTGACTCATGGCACTGGAGGCAGTGGCAAGAGCTGCCAAGCCTGAATGAACTGCACTGGCCTCTTAGAGACTATAAAGCTGAAGGTTTGCAGCCTTTTCCCTGA